A region of Planktomarina temperata RCA23 DNA encodes the following proteins:
- a CDS encoding NAD(P)H-quinone oxidoreductase yields the protein MTAVEITAPGAADVLQVTTRPRPRAGHGQVVIALAYAGVNRPDALQRAGLYNPPAGASDLPGLEGAGIIAEVGAGVTEWAVGDEVCALLPGGGYAEFVATSAHHCLPIPRGLSLKQAACLPETYFTVYSNVFQRGALQAGEKFLVHGGSSGIGTTAIQLAHLFGARVFATAGSEAKCQACKDLGAERAINYRHEVFEEVLKAYGGMNLILDMVGGSYIQRNLKSLADDGRLVQIAFLQGPKVELNLVQMMTRRLTLTGSTLRPQSDLAKAKIAQALHDEVWPHLAAGRIAPILDSTFPLAEAHKAHAHMEASQHIGKIVLEI from the coding sequence ATGACGGCTGTTGAAATAACGGCGCCCGGCGCAGCTGACGTGTTGCAAGTCACCACGCGCCCCCGTCCGCGCGCAGGTCATGGGCAGGTGGTGATTGCCTTGGCTTATGCCGGGGTCAATCGGCCCGATGCGCTACAGCGTGCCGGCCTTTATAACCCACCTGCAGGTGCCAGTGATCTGCCGGGGCTGGAGGGGGCAGGGATCATTGCCGAAGTGGGTGCGGGCGTGACCGAATGGGCCGTCGGCGATGAGGTTTGTGCGCTCTTGCCCGGAGGCGGATACGCAGAGTTTGTCGCCACCTCGGCCCACCACTGCTTGCCTATTCCGCGTGGCTTGAGCCTGAAGCAAGCCGCTTGCCTGCCGGAGACCTATTTCACCGTCTATTCCAATGTGTTTCAGCGCGGCGCGTTGCAGGCTGGAGAAAAATTTTTGGTGCATGGCGGCTCATCAGGCATCGGAACAACGGCCATTCAATTGGCGCATTTATTCGGGGCTAGGGTCTTTGCGACCGCTGGATCAGAGGCAAAATGCCAAGCGTGCAAGGACCTTGGGGCAGAGCGGGCGATAAATTATCGTCATGAGGTCTTTGAGGAGGTGCTTAAAGCCTATGGGGGTATGAACCTCATTCTTGATATGGTCGGCGGATCCTATATTCAGCGCAATCTCAAATCCTTGGCCGATGACGGGCGTTTGGTACAGATCGCCTTTCTGCAAGGGCCGAAGGTGGAGCTTAATTTGGTGCAAATGATGACCCGCCGTTTGACGTTGACGGGCTCAACCCTGCGACCGCAAAGTGATCTGGCCAAGGCTAAAATTGCGCAGGCCTTGCATGATGAGGTCTGGCCGCATCTGGCGGCTGGGCGCATTGCCCCGATCCTCGACAGCACATTTCCGCTGGCTGAGGCCCATAAGGCCCATGCGCATATGGAAGCCAGCCAGCATATCGGTAAAATCGTTTTGGAAATTTGA
- a CDS encoding cell cycle transcriptional regulator TrcR, translating into MAKPIMAKATAVWLVDNTTLSFKQIADFVEMHELEIQGIADGDVAAGVKGFDPIGNNQLTQEELDKAQADPAHKLTLKYYAAAVGEEKRRGPRYTPLSKRQDRPASILWLVKFHPELSDSQISKLVGTTKPTIQAIRERTHWNITNINPIDPVALGLCKQSELDALVQKANAKKLRDGEAMSDDERRRLVSTEQSLGMPEEPRIPAAISGLETFTLADAPEEEEDERQHGDLLDADSFFNLPSGDGEEQPG; encoded by the coding sequence ATGGCAAAACCAATTATGGCAAAGGCCACCGCAGTTTGGCTGGTGGATAATACAACCCTCAGCTTCAAACAAATTGCTGATTTCGTTGAAATGCATGAGCTTGAAATTCAAGGCATTGCCGATGGGGATGTGGCTGCGGGCGTAAAAGGCTTCGATCCAATTGGCAACAATCAGTTGACACAAGAAGAGCTGGATAAGGCGCAGGCCGATCCAGCGCATAAGCTGACTTTGAAGTATTATGCCGCCGCTGTCGGAGAAGAAAAACGCCGTGGTCCGCGCTACACGCCGCTGTCCAAGCGTCAAGACCGCCCAGCGTCGATCCTTTGGTTGGTTAAGTTCCACCCGGAGCTTTCTGATAGTCAAATTTCGAAACTTGTTGGGACAACAAAGCCCACCATTCAGGCCATCCGCGAACGGACCCATTGGAATATTACCAACATCAACCCGATTGATCCGGTGGCCTTGGGCCTGTGTAAGCAGTCAGAGTTGGATGCTTTGGTGCAAAAGGCAAATGCCAAGAAATTGCGTGATGGTGAGGCGATGTCTGACGATGAGCGCCGCCGCCTGGTCAGCACCGAGCAAAGCCTTGGAATGCCCGAAGAGCCGCGCATTCCAGCCGCTATTTCAGGGCTGGAAACCTTCACCCTGGCCGATGCGCCAGAGGAGGAGGAAGACGAGCGTCAGCATGGTGATTTGTTGGATGCCGACAGTTTCTTCAATCTGCCAAGCGGCGATGGTGAAGAGCAGCCGGGTTGA
- the recR gene encoding recombination mediator RecR: protein MSNSSKDLDHLIELMAKLPGLGPRSARRAVLHMVKKRALLMTPLADVLAEVAVTVRECLNCGNIGTADTCDICQNPKRENGEICVVEEVSDLWAMERSHMFKGRYHVLGGTLSALDAIGPDELRIPRLLRRVRDENVTEVILALNATIDGQTTAHYIADQLGDVRVSTLAQGVPIGGELDYLDDGTITAALRARKTL, encoded by the coding sequence ATGAGCAACAGCAGCAAAGATCTCGACCATTTGATCGAATTGATGGCCAAGCTGCCGGGGCTTGGACCGCGTTCGGCGCGGCGTGCGGTTCTGCATATGGTCAAGAAACGTGCACTGTTGATGACGCCTCTGGCGGATGTTTTGGCTGAGGTGGCCGTCACCGTCCGCGAATGCCTAAATTGCGGCAATATCGGCACTGCCGATACCTGCGACATTTGCCAAAATCCCAAACGCGAGAATGGCGAGATTTGTGTGGTAGAGGAAGTTTCTGACCTTTGGGCCATGGAGCGCAGCCATATGTTCAAGGGCCGCTACCATGTGCTGGGCGGAACCCTTTCGGCACTAGATGCCATTGGTCCCGATGAGTTGCGCATTCCTCGGCTGTTACGCCGGGTCCGCGATGAGAATGTCACCGAAGTGATTTTAGCCCTCAATGCCACCATCGACGGGCAAACCACCGCCCATTATATCGCCGATCAACTGGGCGATGTACGCGTCTCAACCCTCGCTCAGGGCGTGCCAATTGGCGGTGAGCTGGACTATTTGGACGATGGGACGATCACGGCGGCCCTCCGGGCACGCAAAACGCTTTAA
- a CDS encoding YbaB/EbfC family nucleoid-associated protein, which produces MLNGLGGLGDMAKMMKTAQEMQGKMTQLQDDLANISVTGESGAGLVTATANAKGVLTGLNIDASIFDPNEKEVVEDLILAAIKDAQAKAADRSASEMKALQQSLGLPTDMKLPF; this is translated from the coding sequence ATGCTAAACGGTCTCGGCGGCCTAGGCGATATGGCCAAAATGATGAAGACAGCTCAGGAAATGCAGGGAAAAATGACCCAATTGCAGGATGATCTGGCAAATATTTCGGTCACAGGCGAAAGCGGCGCCGGGCTGGTGACTGCAACGGCAAATGCCAAGGGCGTTTTGACCGGCTTAAATATCGATGCCAGCATTTTTGATCCGAACGAAAAAGAAGTGGTCGAAGACCTCATCCTTGCCGCGATTAAAGACGCACAGGCCAAAGCGGCAGACAGATCCGCATCGGAAATGAAAGCTCTGCAGCAAAGCCTTGGCCTGCCGACGGATATGAAACTGCCCTTTTAA
- a CDS encoding DNA polymerase III subunit gamma/tau, which translates to MTDTAAYQVLARKYRPETFADLVGQDAMVQTLRNAFEADRIAQAFIMTGIRGTGKTTTARIIAKGMNCIGPDGTSGPTIDPCGSCEHCTAIMEGRHVDVMEMDAASRTGVGDIREIIDSVAYRAASARYKIYIIDEVHMLSTNAFNALLKTLEEPPAHVKFIFATTEIRKVPVTVLSRCQRFDLRRIEPDVMISMLQRIAKAEGAEITEEALGLITRAAEGSARDAQSLLDQAISHGAGETTADQVRAMLGLADRGRVLDLFDLILRGDAEGALGELSAQYAAGADPMAVLRDLAEVSHWVSVIKITPVAAEDPTVSPDERSRGLVMAERLQMRMLSRMWQMLLTALEEVGRAPNAMMAAEMALIRLTHVADLPTPDELIRKLQNTPVPTPEPQNAGTPHGAGGGPRQSAPATAPQATNPSAYGADTMAPRAQRSSGTTASAAQAKAPAAETLAHFARFEDVLELIRHHRDVKLLVDVETSLKLVSYSPGRIEFEPTEKAPRDLAQRLGSRLQTWTGQRWAVSIGTNGASTIAELRDAAALELKEQAKAHPLVQAVLVAFPKAQISDIRTAKDIAAEAQIDALPEVEDEWDPFDDE; encoded by the coding sequence CGGAACCGGCAAAACCACCACTGCGCGCATCATTGCCAAGGGCATGAATTGCATCGGTCCCGATGGCACAAGCGGCCCAACCATCGACCCCTGTGGCAGCTGCGAGCATTGCACGGCCATCATGGAGGGGCGCCATGTCGACGTGATGGAGATGGATGCCGCCAGCCGCACCGGCGTTGGCGATATTCGCGAAATTATTGATTCGGTGGCCTATCGTGCCGCCTCTGCACGCTACAAGATCTATATCATCGATGAGGTCCACATGCTGTCGACCAACGCTTTCAACGCGTTGCTCAAGACCTTGGAGGAGCCGCCTGCGCATGTGAAATTTATCTTTGCCACCACAGAAATTCGCAAAGTCCCCGTGACAGTTCTGTCGCGCTGTCAAAGATTTGATCTGCGGCGCATTGAACCGGATGTCATGATTTCGATGCTGCAGAGAATCGCAAAAGCAGAGGGCGCCGAGATCACAGAAGAGGCGCTGGGTCTCATCACCCGCGCCGCTGAAGGCTCGGCCCGCGATGCGCAATCGCTTCTGGATCAGGCCATCTCCCACGGCGCTGGAGAAACCACAGCCGATCAGGTCCGCGCCATGCTGGGTCTTGCGGATCGAGGGCGGGTTTTGGATCTGTTCGATCTGATTTTGCGCGGGGATGCGGAAGGTGCCTTGGGCGAGCTGTCTGCGCAATATGCCGCCGGCGCCGATCCTATGGCGGTCTTGCGCGACCTGGCAGAGGTCAGCCATTGGGTCAGCGTCATCAAGATCACGCCCGTGGCCGCCGAAGATCCCACGGTCTCGCCCGATGAACGAAGCCGAGGGCTGGTCATGGCAGAGCGGTTGCAGATGCGCATGTTAAGCCGAATGTGGCAAATGCTGCTCACCGCCCTAGAAGAGGTCGGGCGGGCACCCAATGCGATGATGGCTGCAGAAATGGCGTTGATCCGCCTAACCCATGTGGCCGATCTGCCCACGCCAGATGAATTGATCCGAAAGCTGCAAAACACGCCCGTTCCCACACCAGAACCCCAAAACGCTGGCACCCCTCATGGAGCGGGCGGGGGACCGCGCCAAAGCGCCCCGGCCACCGCCCCACAAGCGACCAACCCATCAGCCTATGGCGCGGACACGATGGCCCCTCGGGCCCAACGATCCAGCGGGACCACAGCCTCAGCCGCGCAGGCAAAGGCCCCCGCGGCAGAGACGCTGGCGCATTTTGCTCGGTTTGAGGATGTGTTGGAGCTGATCCGCCATCACCGCGACGTCAAACTCTTGGTTGATGTGGAAACCAGTTTAAAATTGGTCAGCTATAGCCCCGGCCGGATTGAATTTGAGCCGACAGAAAAAGCCCCGCGTGATCTGGCTCAACGACTGGGCAGCCGGTTGCAAACCTGGACCGGGCAGAGATGGGCCGTCTCTATCGGCACCAATGGCGCAAGCACCATCGCAGAGCTGCGCGATGCGGCCGCCCTTGAGCTCAAAGAGCAAGCCAAGGCGCACCCTTTGGTGCAAGCAGTCCTTGTCGCCTTTCCCAAGGCACAGATCAGTGACATTCGCACCGCCAAAGATATCGCGGCGGAGGCGCAGATCGACGCCCTGCCTGAGGTCGAAGATGAATGGGATCCCTTTGACGACGAATAA